Below is a genomic region from Henckelia pumila isolate YLH828 chromosome 3, ASM3356847v2, whole genome shotgun sequence.
TCCAAGGATAAAAACCAAACATAAACAAGTTACAAGATCAAAACCCAAAACAATAACTTGCCAGACTAAAATTAATGTAAGTTTTCATTTCAATTAGTATTTAAAATGTATAACATGAAGAAAAATAATATCTACTTCTGCATATTTTTAATTGGAGCTATGTCATGcatatttcattaaatttacttttattttcaagtaaaaaaaagtaaaaagttAATTATACATACATGTATTAGTAAAATTAATTTGTTCGATTTTAATTCCCCTAtaattttcattatttattctttttattGTCACAAATAAATTCAGACTATAattttgtaagacaaatatcaTATAATCAACCCGAcccctaaaaatattatttttttacaccaaaattattacttttcagAATTACACTCCATTTTAAATCGGAGTCGCAAAAATCCTCCCCTAGTTAACCCTAATCGCCCACGTAAGGGTTTCTTGTTAGTTCTCCTTTTCTTGAGAGCCCCACATGAATACATTTAACCATAACTAAATTATaccaacataatttaaaatcaattaaatataaataattaaataaaattccaATTTGGCCAAGCTTGTCATTAATCATCGTATCTCTATATATAAGGCCATATATAGCTCTTCCATTTAATTAATCACCATATAATACTTTCTCCGAATCCCTCCCCTCTAAAGTTACACATATGTTTCTTGTATCAACTTTCTTTCTCAAACCCTAAATTCTTTGACAGGGATTCAGACAtatatttgtaataaaaaatggGTTTAAGAGACATCGGAGCCACGCTGCCGCCGGGTTTTAGGTTCTATCCCAGCGACGAAGAGTTGATCTGCCACTATCTTTACAAAAAGATTGCTAATGAAGAAGTTATCAGAGGAACTTTGATGGAAATCGATCTGCATACATGTGAGCCATGGCAGCTTCCTGGTAGGTTTTCCTTTTCCTACTTACCGACGACTCGAAAATTTAATCGAAAGGTGATTCTTTTTTATAGAACAAAGTGTTTTGagttctttaaatttttttttttaaaattttttgacgaTCATTTGGTAATTTGGTTGCATATATAGGATGGTTTATGTCCCATCTCATCACAATTTTCTTAATTATTTGAgtttggtattttttttttgcccGAATTTGATTTTAAATCGTAGCTATACTTATTGATACATATATGTTTGTGTGTATACATATTTATGTACGTACACATATACGTATGTATGCGTATAAATATATGTTCTGATCCAGCTAgctatatataaattaaagcaTAAGTTAAAAGAATTTTATGGTTCTCATTAAAACCAGACAATGTTTTCTTTGATGATTAATTACAGTACACAAACATGGGTATTACATTAAATGGCTGGCTGAGTACACATAATTGAGTGCATGCATTTGCacctaaaaaaatttaaaggttTGCTTAATTATGAATATATATGTGTATCAGTGTATGTATTAAATATGTTCTGATCTGTCGAGGGAATTAATTAACCtagataattataaaatttaatttcgaaaaaaatattgaacaaAAATTATGTAACTTTCGGCAAAAGTGTGACGAAATCTAGAAAGGGTCTGCACTTTTTCGAAGAAAAAGGTATCAAAgacacattattatttttttttatcgtaAGTTCAGTGAATCTTGACAACGTATGCAGAAACTGGATAAGATTGTATAACTGAACCtacatataatatattatatgacCAAAGGCAGagattttactttttttttcccCGTAAAAAATATTAGAAAAAGTTTAATCAAAATTAACTTTAAAAGATTCCTTTTTCAACAGATAACACGATCTTAACATAGCTTTTCAAGAAAAAACTCGGCATCAGTTATCCAGAAAATAACTTCGTTAagaagattttaaaaatatttgtacaaattaatataatattcgaTCACAAGCATGTGACTCAAAGTATagtttattaaaaatttaaaatctatatatttatttatttaataaaaaattatgcataaaatcaaTATTATCGTGTTCGTGTCAACTAATATTGTTTGATTTACAAGATTGTGATTACAAGTGAGGACAAGAATTGTGACATAAACTTCTTACCTTAAAATTATAGTGACCTCTACATGTCTTTTTAGTCCATAAGTATAGAAAAGGCTAAACAAATTTTCCGTTTTGTATTATAAATTTGATTTCTCAGAACTTTAggaaattagaaaaaaaaaatattatgtatgcATACTTTGGTGACTTGTAACCAACGTTTTGTCACCTTTGCAAAAATCGTCATACAAGTTAACAATATATCGGAAGTGATGAAATATAACTAACTTATATATAGACAGTTATCAATATCCTCACACTAAATTACTTCCAatccacgcacacacacacacaatatatataatatatattatataaaatatttgaatttttattaattataaattttattattattaattttagatTCGGCGAAGTTGAATTCAAGCGAGTGGTACTTCTTCAGCTTCCGTGACCGCAAGTATGCGACTGGATATCGAACCAATCGGGCCACCACCTCAGGCTACTGGAAGGCCACTGGTAAAGATCGAACGGTGGTCGAGCCGGGGACTCGAGCCGTAGTGGGCATGAGAAAGACTTTGGTTTTCTACAAGAATAGAGCTCCCAATGGAATCAAGACCGGATGGATCATGCATGAGTTTCGTCTAGAGAACCCTCACGTGCCTCCTAAGGTTGGCAACTTAATTACTTTCGATTTAATTATCAAATATTAGAGGGGTACGTCTCTATTGGGAATTGGGATGTAGGAGTCGGgctaattattaaattaaaaaaaatccaaagatTATATACATAATTCTTTTGAAAACATATGGTTAATTAAATCGTTTTTTTATATTTGCAGAATATTGATTATGTTgctatttttgtttaattatattCATTCGACCTAATTATCGAAACATATCATGTTCTCTAGAGAAATGTATAATTAAGGATCATGTCATGTTGAGTAATGTGTAATAAAAGGAAATAGAATTAAATGAGGTCACTTAGGTGGCAATGCCTACTTATAAGTTGTAAGAAACTTACTTATACTCCATGGAAactcattaaacttaaatttgatAATCCATGTGAATTACTCTATTATGATTGCAAAACTAATCCtatcattttaataatttataaaatcatATATCTTCTTCTATTATAATCTTACATACATATAATGATATATACATGTAAATTGGCTTTCATTATAATTTTCGATCTTCAACTCATGCCTCTAATTAACTCGAAAATTTCGTACAAATTTCACAGGAAGACTGGGTATTATGCAGAGTATTCTACAAATCAAGATGTGAAAATAGCACACAAAATGTGTATGATTCGGATCATCTCAACACATCTTGTGCTAACTTGGATGGTGGCTTTCAAAACATCATTAGTTCCTTCTTCTCCAATGGCTCGTCTCTTCAAAACCCTAGCACGTCATCGGGGGTTCTTCCGGGCTACCACCACCTTGATCATCAACTGTCGCAATACAACGACTTGATCAACGGTCCGGATCGTGATCCATTGAGTAGTACTCCTAGATGTGAAGACGACTACGGGTTCTTGTTCGACATGAATTTCGATGATGATTCGAATGGAGTAATAATGTCATAAGAGTCTTGATGATCATCGTATTGTAGTTTATAAAACTGTACGTTAAAGATATAAACTttggtatatgtatatgtagGAGATATTGTACGAGTTACATGTGTCGTAATTTGTTATTTGTGAAACCATAAATGTATGAGATGATTGTCATTGAGCTAGCTAGAAACTTGGGCTTGGGGTATATGTAATTATTAGCAAACAATTTATTagatcaatttttattttattttttggtaaaTTTAATAgatcaaatttattttaattagttaTGAATTTGtgggttttaaaatttttggggtACTTTGTTCATAAATAATAGAGAAAGTTGTATTTAAAGTCCTATAAATTTGTCGTTTTGTGATTTTAGTCTtttatgttttcaaattttaattttagtattCATATATCttctaatttttaataattttagtcatttttcatcGAGAATGCTattacacgtcagctccacatgcATCAGCACCACAccgaaaaaatgactaaaattactATAAAACAAAGATCGAAGacagaataaaattaaaatctgaCAACACAAATAATCGAAATCGTAAGAAGGCAAGCACACATGACCaaaaaagtattaatttttcataaataatatataatcatttattattgtttttttttttaaaaaaaataatagctTC
It encodes:
- the LOC140892293 gene encoding protein CUP-SHAPED COTYLEDON 3-like gives rise to the protein MGLRDIGATLPPGFRFYPSDEELICHYLYKKIANEEVIRGTLMEIDLHTCEPWQLPDSAKLNSSEWYFFSFRDRKYATGYRTNRATTSGYWKATGKDRTVVEPGTRAVVGMRKTLVFYKNRAPNGIKTGWIMHEFRLENPHVPPKEDWVLCRVFYKSRCENSTQNVYDSDHLNTSCANLDGGFQNIISSFFSNGSSLQNPSTSSGVLPGYHHLDHQLSQYNDLINGPDRDPLSSTPRCEDDYGFLFDMNFDDDSNGVIMS